In Kutzneria kofuensis, the DNA window CGCTGGTCCGGCACGCCCATCGCGGCGGCGTACACGCGGAGGTGGTTGCGCGCCGAGCGGGTCGGGTGGAAGCCCTGCGCCTCCAGCACGGCGCCGACGACCCGGCCCGGGTTGCCCAGCTGGTCGAACGGCAGGCCGTTGATGGTGGACGTGCCGGCGGTCGGCCGGACCAGGCCCAGCAGCATGCGCAGGGTGGTGGTCTTGCCGGCCCCGTTCGGACCGAGGAAGCCGGTGACCGAGCCCGGTTCCACGGTGAAACTGAGGTTGTTGACCGCGATGATCGGGCCGAACTGCTTGCTCAGGCCCTGCACCACGATGCGGCCACTGCCGTCGTGCACGTGTTCCTCCCGGTGCCGGTGCGTGCCCTGGTCATACCCTATTCGCCGGCTTCGCGCCGTCGGATCGCGAGCTGATCCAGCAGATATGTGACGACGCTGTCATCGTCGTTGGTTCCCGTCACGACCGACGCGGTCGCCCGGACTTCCGGCTGGGCGTTGGCCGGCGCGATCCGGCGGTCGGCGACGGCGAACATCGGCAGGTCGTTCACGTGGTCGCCGCACACGGTGATCTCGCCGTCCAGGTCCAGCCGCTGCCGCAGCTCCAGGATGGCCGCGCCCTTGGTGGCCAGCGGGCTCTGCAGCACGACCTCGGACCAGCCCGGGCTGTACGAGTTCAGCGCCGCCCACACCCGCGCGCCGTCGCCGACGGCGGCCTGCACGGCCGCGGCGACACCCGGGGCGTCGTCGTCCGGCACGTACGAGCACAGCATGACGACCTGTTCCCGGTCGGCGACCGTGCGCAGGTCGGCCGTCTCGGTCAGCCGTGGGTCCCGGTACCGGAGCTTCTCGCCGATGAACCAGCCGGCTCCGGGGTTGAGGTCCACGCTGAAGTGCACCCGGTCCCGGGAACCGTCCCAGCTGGTGACGATCGGGTCGCCGAGCAGGTCGATGGCCTTGCCGGCGGTCGCCGGGTCCAGCGCGTTGGTGACGAGGTGCTCGCCGGTGCGCAGGTCGGAGATGTACGCCCCGTTGTGCTCGATCACCGGCAGCCGCAGGTCGACGCCGGGCAGCATCGGCCGCATCGCGGCGGTGCTGCGCGCACTGGCCACGGTCAGCGCGACGCCGGCCGCGACGAGGCGGTTCAGCCCGTCGCGGGCGGCGTCGGACAGGGAAGTGTCGGATCGCAGCAGCGTCCCGTCGAGGTCGCAGACGAGCAGATGTCCCGGTGACGTCAGCCAGCTCACCGGTCCCATCCTGCCCGCCGGCTAGTTCGCGGCCGGCGACCCCTGCCAGTAGTCCTCGAGCACCCGGCGCATCTCCTCGGTCTCCGCGTCGGGCTCGCCGAGCAGCTCGAACCGGGGCGGCACCACCTCGGACACCATGGTGTCCTCCAGCGGCTCGGTCGGCGGCGCGGCCGGTTCCGGCTCCGGCGGCGGCGCGGGCAGCACGCCGCCGAACGCGCCGATCGGGTCCAGGCTGGCCAGCGCCGGGGTGTCCGGCCGGTCCGC includes these proteins:
- a CDS encoding HAD family hydrolase; protein product: MSWLTSPGHLLVCDLDGTLLRSDTSLSDAARDGLNRLVAAGVALTVASARSTAAMRPMLPGVDLRLPVIEHNGAYISDLRTGEHLVTNALDPATAGKAIDLLGDPIVTSWDGSRDRVHFSVDLNPGAGWFIGEKLRYRDPRLTETADLRTVADREQVVMLCSYVPDDDAPGVAAAVQAAVGDGARVWAALNSYSPGWSEVVLQSPLATKGAAILELRQRLDLDGEITVCGDHVNDLPMFAVADRRIAPANAQPEVRATASVVTGTNDDDSVVTYLLDQLAIRRREAGE